One segment of Curtobacterium poinsettiae DNA contains the following:
- a CDS encoding DUF3375 domain-containing protein: protein MTDVDLEFARVRAVLDRPTLRLMSRPTSATVLAVFRTVFDRDVQYVPADRMHLQVEEHVARLQAAGARVPASEQNEGDDEARPNGRALCREWVAAQWLVRSNSPDGDEQYSLTSHALEALSLVDALSADRALISESRLAMIVDAVHRWAARAEPDPDVQIRRIDAQIAELQAERERLEHGDDVVAVDDDRMRDGYTNISDLIRQLPSDFKRVEEAVATMHRSIVEDFRQEVRPIGEILDDYLARTDNLMEATPEGRAFEGAFELLRDDALLLRLRDDIATILAHPFAQGLGAGERRAFRNTVTILRQGIEDVLAQRRQLTATLRDQIVAHDVVRDRELDAVLRSINRGLATLMDQGGARDRIPLPLLPAAAEVGTLRERFYDPDAESVPPPIEEPDDDVFEDLDVEMLRKHGGPLLTELRAALRFADADSSVDAFHGLPPEQRRPVELFGLAHLLTGRDDFESAAHVAEHRTVRPDGTTITFHMPTAALDDEHRPVGDTHDENAQEAR from the coding sequence ATGACCGACGTCGACCTCGAGTTCGCACGGGTCCGAGCGGTCCTCGACCGTCCCACCCTGCGGCTCATGTCCCGGCCGACCAGCGCCACCGTCCTCGCCGTCTTCCGCACGGTGTTCGACCGAGACGTGCAGTACGTCCCCGCCGACCGCATGCACCTGCAGGTCGAGGAGCACGTCGCGCGTCTGCAGGCCGCGGGCGCGCGGGTCCCCGCGAGCGAGCAGAACGAGGGTGACGATGAAGCCCGACCGAACGGTCGCGCGCTCTGCCGCGAGTGGGTCGCTGCGCAGTGGCTCGTCCGCTCGAACTCCCCCGACGGCGACGAGCAGTACTCCCTGACGAGCCACGCCCTCGAGGCGCTGAGCCTCGTCGACGCCCTGTCGGCCGACCGCGCCCTGATCAGCGAGAGCCGGCTGGCGATGATCGTCGACGCGGTGCACCGGTGGGCGGCACGCGCCGAGCCCGACCCCGACGTGCAGATCCGCCGGATCGACGCCCAGATCGCCGAACTGCAGGCCGAACGGGAACGCCTGGAGCACGGCGACGACGTCGTGGCCGTCGACGACGACCGGATGCGCGACGGGTACACGAACATCTCCGACCTGATCCGGCAGCTGCCGAGCGACTTCAAGCGCGTGGAAGAGGCGGTCGCGACGATGCACCGCTCGATCGTCGAGGACTTCCGGCAAGAGGTCCGCCCGATCGGCGAGATCCTCGACGACTACCTGGCGCGCACCGACAACCTGATGGAAGCGACGCCCGAGGGCCGTGCCTTCGAGGGTGCCTTCGAGCTCCTCCGCGACGACGCCCTGCTCCTGCGGCTCCGCGACGACATCGCGACGATCCTGGCGCACCCGTTCGCGCAGGGCCTCGGCGCCGGCGAGCGTCGTGCCTTCCGCAACACCGTGACGATCCTGCGCCAGGGCATCGAGGACGTCCTCGCCCAGCGCCGTCAGCTCACCGCCACGCTCCGCGACCAGATCGTCGCCCACGACGTGGTGCGCGACCGCGAGCTCGACGCGGTGCTCCGCTCGATCAACCGCGGCCTCGCCACCCTGATGGACCAGGGCGGTGCGCGCGACCGGATCCCGCTGCCGCTCCTGCCCGCGGCGGCAGAGGTCGGCACGCTGCGCGAGCGCTTCTACGACCCGGACGCCGAGTCCGTGCCGCCGCCCATCGAGGAACCCGACGACGACGTCTTCGAGGACCTCGACGTCGAGATGCTCCGCAAGCACGGCGGGCCGCTCCTGACCGAGCTGCGCGCGGCGCTCCGCTTCGCCGACGCCGACTCCAGCGTCGACGCGTTCCACGGGCTGCCGCCCGAGCAGCGCCGTCCGGTCGAGCTCTTCGGCCTCGCACACCTGCTGACGGGGCGCGACGACTTCGAGTCGGCCGCCCACGTCGCCGAGCACCGCACGGTCCGCCCCGACGGCACCACGATCACCTTCCACATGCCCACCGCTGCGCTCGACGACGAGCACCGTCCGGTCGGCGACACACACGACGAGAACGCACAGGAGGCACGGTGA
- a CDS encoding MFS transporter — protein sequence MTALSTTTAPRLAPLYAAGFVTAFGANGIAAAVGGEHLELGLTLAWLGLFLALYDVAELVLKPVFGALSDRIGPRPVIVGGLVVFAAASLIGVFGTGPFWLGLARLLQGAGASAFSPASSAAVARLVPAHRRGTYFGRYGSWKGLGYAGGPVIGAVVVQFGSTQWLFGILVVMALVTAVAVFIAVEPIVPLPRQRATLAVMVRAATDRQFLIPVVVLAVGSAAIGALTGMLPALGTAVGIPLLVSTLAVAVLAVTSSLVQPVAGRLHDAGRLGTGVAGVAGTAAVAAAFLVVAVAPSAVAVFIAALLAGAGVATLTPVAFAHLAGTTPPDRLGRTMGSAELGRETGDAVGPLVVGGVGSTIGLPFGFAAFAVVALVGTLVASRLPSGAGPDQDRSQA from the coding sequence GTGACCGCCCTGTCGACGACCACGGCCCCTCGGCTCGCTCCGCTGTACGCAGCGGGGTTCGTGACCGCCTTCGGGGCGAACGGCATCGCGGCGGCGGTCGGCGGCGAGCACCTCGAGCTCGGCCTGACGCTCGCGTGGCTGGGGCTCTTCCTGGCGCTGTACGACGTCGCCGAACTCGTCCTCAAGCCGGTCTTCGGTGCCCTGTCCGACCGCATCGGCCCACGACCGGTGATCGTCGGCGGACTCGTGGTGTTCGCGGCAGCTTCACTCATCGGCGTCTTCGGGACCGGTCCGTTCTGGCTCGGGCTCGCCCGTCTGCTGCAGGGTGCCGGAGCCTCCGCGTTCTCGCCGGCGTCGTCCGCCGCGGTCGCCCGCCTCGTGCCAGCGCACCGTCGCGGGACGTACTTCGGTCGGTACGGCTCGTGGAAGGGTCTCGGTTACGCCGGGGGGCCGGTCATCGGTGCGGTCGTGGTGCAGTTCGGCAGCACGCAGTGGCTCTTCGGGATCCTCGTCGTGATGGCCCTCGTGACGGCGGTCGCAGTGTTCATCGCCGTCGAGCCGATCGTGCCACTGCCCCGGCAGCGGGCCACGCTCGCCGTCATGGTCCGAGCGGCCACGGACCGCCAGTTCCTGATCCCGGTCGTCGTCCTGGCTGTCGGCAGCGCTGCGATCGGCGCCCTGACCGGGATGCTCCCCGCGCTCGGCACCGCGGTCGGCATCCCGCTCCTGGTGTCGACGCTCGCGGTCGCCGTCCTCGCGGTGACGTCGTCGCTCGTGCAGCCCGTCGCCGGACGTCTGCACGACGCCGGGCGTCTCGGCACCGGGGTGGCGGGTGTGGCCGGGACGGCCGCGGTGGCCGCTGCGTTCCTGGTGGTCGCCGTCGCACCATCGGCGGTGGCCGTCTTCATCGCGGCCCTGCTCGCCGGAGCCGGTGTCGCCACGCTGACACCCGTCGCGTTCGCGCACCTCGCCGGCACGACTCCGCCGGACCGCCTCGGTCGCACCATGGGCTCAGCGGAACTCGGACGTGAGACCGGGGACGCCGTCGGACCGCTCGTCGTCGGTGGTGTCGGCAGCACGATCGGGCTGCCGTTCGGGTTCGCGGCGTTCGCGGTGGTGGCACTCGTCGGGACGCTCGTGGCATCGCGGTTGCCGTCCGGAGCCGGCCCCGATCAGGACCGATCGCAGGCCTGA
- a CDS encoding acyl-CoA dehydrogenase — protein MVDTAPAQRTTPASGNDTATDVDAPNADAAGDPAAGTPTAGTDTDVRIDVELVQELLLGRWAEDRRISRRLALDPAMQKIEGQPIPEHRARVLEQLRTLVDAGAIQRPYPAEFGGQSNHGGNLAAFEELVTADPSMQIKAGVQWGLFGSAVHHLGTEANHREFLPGIVSFEVPGCFAMTETGHGSDVQSIATTATYDPATEEFEIHTPFRGAWKDYIGNAALHGHAAVVFAKLVTAGVDHGVHAFYVPLRDADGAFLPGVSGEDDGPKGGLNGIDNGRLAFDHVRIPRTNLLNRYGNVAADGTYSSPIASPGRRFFTMLGTLVQGRVSLDGAAVVAQKIALQIALTYAMQRRQFPTGDGTEGVLLDYGRHQRRLIPRLATVFAQSFAHEKLLRTFDDVFSGREDTPERREDLETQAAAFKSMSTWSALDTLQEAREACGGAGFLAENRLTGLRADLDVYVTFEGDNTVLLQLVGKRLLTEFRAKAPKDPASTAKFVAAVAASKLADASGIRRLGQTVADRGSLAASVADLQDPRTQRELLAGRVDTMVAEIGMRLASAGKDRARAARLLNRSQHELIEASKAHAELMQWDAFTEALDEVTEGDTRRVLVWLRDLFALGLLEQHLDWYLLHGRLSAQRARAVSAYIDRLVARVRPIVPQLIETFGYEPGHVRAPIALGAEQARQDEARAWFATEDAAGRLPEQEKKPRP, from the coding sequence ATGGTCGACACCGCACCCGCCCAGCGCACCACCCCCGCCAGCGGCAACGACACCGCGACGGACGTCGACGCGCCGAACGCCGACGCCGCCGGCGACCCGGCAGCGGGCACCCCGACCGCCGGCACGGACACCGACGTCCGCATCGACGTCGAGCTGGTGCAGGAACTCCTGCTCGGACGCTGGGCCGAGGACCGCCGGATCTCCCGGCGGCTCGCGCTCGACCCCGCGATGCAGAAGATCGAGGGCCAGCCGATCCCCGAGCACCGGGCCCGCGTGCTCGAGCAGCTCCGGACCCTGGTGGACGCCGGGGCGATCCAGCGCCCCTACCCCGCCGAGTTCGGTGGCCAGAGCAACCACGGCGGCAACCTGGCGGCGTTCGAGGAGCTCGTCACCGCCGACCCGTCGATGCAGATCAAGGCCGGGGTGCAGTGGGGACTGTTCGGGTCCGCCGTGCACCACCTGGGCACCGAGGCGAACCACCGCGAGTTCCTGCCGGGCATCGTCTCGTTCGAGGTCCCCGGCTGCTTCGCGATGACCGAGACCGGCCACGGCTCGGACGTGCAGAGCATCGCCACGACGGCCACGTACGACCCCGCGACCGAGGAGTTCGAGATCCACACGCCGTTCCGCGGTGCCTGGAAGGACTACATCGGCAACGCGGCCCTGCACGGCCACGCCGCCGTCGTGTTCGCGAAGCTCGTGACCGCGGGCGTCGACCACGGCGTGCACGCCTTCTACGTCCCGCTCCGCGACGCCGACGGCGCGTTCCTGCCCGGCGTCAGCGGTGAGGACGACGGTCCGAAGGGCGGCCTGAACGGCATCGACAACGGCCGGCTCGCGTTCGACCACGTCCGGATCCCGCGCACGAACCTGCTGAACCGCTACGGCAACGTCGCCGCGGACGGCACCTACTCGTCTCCGATCGCCTCGCCCGGCCGCCGGTTCTTCACGATGCTCGGCACCCTGGTGCAGGGCCGGGTCTCGCTCGACGGCGCCGCGGTCGTGGCGCAGAAGATCGCGCTGCAGATCGCCCTGACGTACGCGATGCAGCGCCGTCAGTTCCCGACCGGCGACGGCACCGAGGGCGTGCTGCTCGACTACGGCCGGCACCAGCGCCGTCTCATCCCGCGCCTGGCGACGGTGTTCGCGCAGTCGTTCGCGCACGAGAAGCTCCTGCGCACCTTCGACGACGTCTTCAGCGGGCGCGAGGACACCCCTGAGCGACGGGAGGACCTGGAGACCCAGGCGGCGGCGTTCAAGTCGATGTCGACCTGGTCGGCGCTCGACACCCTGCAGGAGGCCCGCGAGGCCTGCGGCGGTGCCGGGTTCCTCGCCGAGAACCGTCTGACCGGGCTCCGCGCCGACCTCGACGTCTACGTGACGTTCGAGGGCGACAACACCGTGCTGCTGCAGCTCGTCGGCAAGCGCCTGCTGACCGAGTTCCGTGCGAAGGCCCCGAAGGACCCGGCGTCGACCGCGAAGTTCGTGGCGGCCGTCGCGGCGTCGAAGCTGGCCGACGCGTCCGGGATCCGCCGCCTCGGCCAGACCGTGGCCGACCGCGGCTCGCTGGCCGCGAGCGTCGCCGACCTGCAGGACCCCCGCACGCAGCGCGAGCTGCTCGCCGGTCGGGTCGACACCATGGTCGCCGAGATCGGCATGCGCCTGGCGTCGGCCGGCAAGGACCGAGCCCGCGCCGCCCGACTGCTGAACCGCTCGCAGCACGAGCTCATCGAGGCGTCGAAGGCGCACGCCGAGCTCATGCAGTGGGACGCCTTCACCGAGGCGCTCGACGAGGTGACCGAGGGCGACACCCGTCGTGTGCTCGTCTGGCTGCGCGACCTGTTCGCGCTCGGCCTGCTCGAGCAGCACCTGGACTGGTACCTGCTGCACGGCCGTCTGTCGGCGCAGCGTGCCCGTGCGGTGTCGGCGTACATCGACCGGCTCGTCGCCCGGGTCCGGCCCATCGTGCCGCAGCTGATCGAGACCTTCGGGTACGAGCCCGGTCACGTCCGCGCACCGATCGCGCTCGGTGCCGAGCAGGCCCGGCAGGACGAGGCACGCGCCTGGTTCGCCACCGAGGACGCCGCGGGCCGGCT
- a CDS encoding DUF4194 domain-containing protein — MSDTTPAPVDDTVPYDDPASVMQDDERDESSFALFEGDEGRLDEHQRRALVALLRHSYVSSRTHPDEWRAVLDAEYQLRSRLNDLFLELHVDRDREVAWKRQARSESQRRTFPTLLRDLPYTREETIVLVYLRMRLRADARPGPDQVVVDRSEILGHVAGFRPATATDRTRDEGRVAKAVERLVTARILIRTSDPDRFRVASVVEVLLPLERLLELDAWLRTTTAQGEATAPGGEPTDGDHPGLPADGEAETDTDDEGETEA; from the coding sequence GTGAGCGACACGACGCCGGCACCGGTCGACGACACGGTCCCCTACGACGACCCCGCATCCGTGATGCAGGACGACGAGCGCGACGAGTCCAGCTTCGCCCTCTTCGAGGGCGACGAGGGGCGGCTCGACGAACACCAGCGCCGCGCACTGGTGGCCCTGCTGCGGCACTCGTACGTCAGCTCCCGCACGCACCCCGACGAGTGGCGTGCGGTCCTCGACGCCGAGTACCAGCTGCGGTCCCGCCTGAACGACCTGTTCCTCGAGTTGCACGTCGATCGTGACCGCGAGGTCGCGTGGAAGCGCCAGGCCCGGTCGGAGAGCCAGCGCCGCACGTTCCCGACCCTGCTCCGCGACCTGCCGTACACCCGCGAGGAGACGATCGTCCTCGTCTACCTGCGGATGCGACTGCGCGCCGACGCCCGACCGGGCCCGGACCAGGTCGTCGTGGACCGCTCCGAGATCCTCGGGCACGTGGCGGGCTTCCGTCCGGCGACCGCGACCGACCGCACCCGCGACGAGGGCCGTGTCGCGAAGGCCGTCGAGCGCCTGGTGACCGCGCGCATCCTCATCCGCACCTCCGACCCGGACCGCTTCCGGGTGGCGAGCGTCGTCGAGGTGCTGCTCCCCCTGGAGCGCCTGCTCGAACTGGACGCCTGGTTGCGGACCACCACCGCGCAGGGCGAGGCGACCGCCCCGGGCGGCGAGCCGACCGACGGGGACCACCCGGGCCTCCCGGCAGACGGCGAAGCCGAGACCGACACCGACGACGAAGGCGAGACGGAAGCGTGA
- a CDS encoding ATP-binding protein: MTDTFEIPALFDTVAQWRAESMQVVNWGGFHGHRQVELSGTATLISGASGTGKSTLMDAYLAVMMPSDVPFNGASNDATTGRARSADQRNLLTYLRGKVDTRRDPETGSLRDVNLRGDDQTTWGAAAVTFRNDDERRFTVLRAYIVPKRARGVGDIQMTMATVDDTFDLRRLEEFVPSRFHHLELTGRVPGLVIRDTYQELAYTLQTRLGIGDSGGGNRAMRLLARIQAGQHLPTVDALYKSLVLETPGTYEAADRALAHFSALDEAYEAMDTEERKVRILSPITDLHDEIARATEAAAALDGIATGAEVSPFAHWTASRKRDLLDAEVARNARERTASRAEVAAAEARHAAVEIELRDAEARLRDQGGNALAQLEDRIERLTRERDAVVRTRATFDERTAVLGLSASLSSEAGFTSAQRASHDFLGTYADARSSLDDRRDALTREEYPLLDRERSLRQERQSLEHRQGAMPLPMHEARLAMARAAGIDPTELPFVAELLDVLPGEERWRTAIESVLAPVARTLLVDQDRLGDFSEAIDALHLPVRVQFEGVPTGPHLDLDGDPAMVSGKLAIKPSPFSTWVRERIESDRTDARCVASASDLGGGGRRVTESGQLRDGRRGAHGDRRQSNVIGFTNEARVAAVEQELASIAQDLATLEARRTDVAQDRTALDVLRAAHQHVVDATWAAIDVDGLGTSLARLDEERQALLAADDGLRTLRASVARLRKSLDEAADRRSAARLSVQRLEERHAVLVDGQDAAAEILERFESSPGSLPDDQQARLLEETFEEIGAPDGVDGFDDATRRLKRRLEERLTQALDGAAAASTSLTLTFQRYQDAWPDPNLGTGVASYPDYHAILDQIVATGLHARRSEWRRRLSQWSGEDLVPLAGAFDRAVVEIEERLEPVNEILRELPFGANRDRLKIQIRRVTREDVTAFRRELRALSASVDTELTDDVLETRFRRLRRFMAVIRPDPDAARGRTTQRDAVLDVRRHMEITAVRYDTDGNDLGVYSSLGDKSGGETQELVAFIVGAALRYQLGDETRPRPRFAPVFLDEAFIKADSEFAGRAVTAWLRLGFQLVVSAPLDKVTALEPSMERLLSMRKHPETGHSSITEIARAEPAAV; encoded by the coding sequence GTGACCGACACGTTCGAGATCCCGGCGCTCTTCGACACGGTCGCGCAGTGGCGCGCCGAGTCGATGCAGGTCGTCAACTGGGGTGGGTTCCACGGCCACCGGCAGGTCGAGCTGTCCGGCACGGCGACGCTCATCTCCGGCGCCTCGGGCACGGGCAAGTCCACGCTGATGGACGCCTACCTGGCCGTGATGATGCCGTCCGACGTGCCGTTCAACGGCGCCTCGAACGACGCCACCACCGGCCGCGCGCGCAGCGCCGACCAGCGCAACCTGCTCACGTACCTGCGCGGCAAGGTCGACACCCGTCGCGACCCCGAGACCGGCAGCCTGCGCGACGTGAACCTGCGCGGCGACGACCAGACCACCTGGGGCGCTGCGGCGGTCACGTTCCGGAACGACGACGAGCGGCGCTTCACGGTGCTGCGTGCGTACATCGTGCCGAAGCGCGCCCGCGGGGTCGGCGACATCCAGATGACCATGGCGACGGTCGACGACACGTTCGACCTGCGCCGGCTCGAGGAGTTCGTGCCGTCGCGGTTCCACCACCTCGAGCTGACCGGCCGGGTGCCGGGGCTCGTCATCCGCGACACCTACCAGGAGCTCGCCTACACGCTGCAGACCCGGCTCGGCATCGGCGACTCCGGCGGCGGTAACCGAGCGATGCGCCTGCTCGCCCGGATCCAGGCCGGCCAGCACCTGCCGACCGTCGACGCGCTGTACAAGTCGCTCGTGCTCGAGACCCCCGGCACGTACGAGGCGGCCGACCGGGCACTCGCGCACTTCTCCGCGCTCGACGAGGCGTACGAGGCGATGGACACCGAGGAGCGCAAGGTCCGCATCCTCTCCCCCATCACCGACCTGCACGACGAGATCGCGCGCGCGACCGAGGCCGCAGCGGCGCTGGACGGCATCGCGACCGGCGCCGAGGTGTCGCCGTTCGCGCACTGGACGGCCTCTCGGAAGCGCGACCTGCTCGACGCCGAGGTCGCGCGCAACGCCCGGGAGCGCACGGCATCGCGGGCCGAGGTCGCCGCGGCCGAGGCCCGGCACGCCGCCGTCGAGATCGAGCTCCGCGACGCCGAGGCCCGGCTCCGCGACCAGGGCGGCAACGCGCTCGCCCAGCTCGAGGACCGCATCGAACGGCTCACCCGTGAACGCGACGCGGTGGTCCGCACCCGCGCCACCTTCGACGAGCGCACCGCCGTGCTCGGGCTGTCGGCGTCGCTCTCGTCGGAAGCGGGCTTCACCAGCGCGCAGCGGGCGTCCCACGACTTCCTCGGCACGTACGCGGACGCACGCTCGTCGTTGGACGACCGCCGCGACGCCCTGACCCGCGAGGAGTACCCGCTCCTCGACCGCGAGCGGTCCCTGCGGCAGGAGCGCCAGTCGCTCGAGCACCGGCAGGGCGCGATGCCGCTGCCGATGCACGAGGCCCGGCTCGCGATGGCCCGCGCCGCCGGCATCGACCCGACCGAACTGCCCTTCGTGGCGGAACTGCTCGACGTGCTGCCCGGCGAGGAGCGCTGGCGCACGGCCATCGAGTCCGTCCTGGCGCCCGTCGCCCGGACGCTGCTCGTCGACCAGGACCGCCTCGGCGACTTCAGCGAAGCCATCGACGCACTGCACCTGCCCGTCCGCGTGCAGTTCGAGGGTGTGCCGACCGGCCCGCACCTGGACCTCGACGGCGACCCGGCGATGGTCTCCGGCAAGCTCGCCATCAAGCCGTCGCCGTTCAGCACCTGGGTGCGCGAGCGGATCGAGTCCGACCGCACTGACGCCCGCTGTGTCGCCTCGGCGTCGGACCTCGGCGGTGGTGGCCGTCGGGTCACCGAGTCCGGGCAGCTGCGTGACGGCCGTCGTGGCGCCCACGGTGACCGCCGGCAGTCGAACGTCATCGGCTTCACGAACGAGGCCCGCGTCGCCGCGGTCGAGCAGGAGCTCGCCTCGATCGCGCAGGACCTCGCGACGCTCGAGGCCCGCCGCACCGACGTCGCGCAGGACCGCACGGCGCTCGACGTGCTCCGCGCCGCGCACCAGCACGTGGTCGACGCCACGTGGGCCGCGATCGACGTCGACGGGCTCGGCACGTCCCTGGCCCGGCTCGACGAGGAACGGCAGGCGCTGCTCGCCGCCGACGACGGCCTCCGGACGCTGCGGGCCTCGGTCGCCCGGCTCCGGAAGTCCCTCGACGAGGCGGCCGACCGTCGCTCCGCCGCGCGGCTGTCCGTTCAGCGACTCGAGGAGCGCCACGCGGTGCTCGTCGACGGCCAGGACGCCGCCGCCGAGATCCTGGAGCGCTTCGAGTCCTCGCCCGGTTCGCTGCCGGACGACCAGCAGGCCCGCCTGCTCGAGGAGACCTTCGAGGAGATCGGCGCCCCGGACGGCGTCGACGGCTTCGACGATGCCACGCGACGGCTGAAGCGCCGGCTCGAGGAGCGGCTCACGCAGGCGCTCGACGGTGCCGCCGCGGCCTCGACCTCGTTGACGCTGACGTTCCAGCGGTACCAGGACGCCTGGCCCGACCCGAACCTCGGCACCGGTGTCGCGTCGTACCCCGATTACCACGCGATCCTCGACCAGATCGTGGCAACCGGCCTGCACGCACGTCGGAGCGAGTGGCGTCGACGCCTGTCGCAGTGGAGCGGCGAGGACCTCGTCCCGCTCGCCGGCGCCTTCGACCGCGCCGTCGTCGAGATCGAGGAGCGCCTCGAGCCGGTGAACGAGATCCTGCGGGAGCTGCCGTTCGGTGCCAACCGGGACCGTCTGAAGATCCAGATCCGCCGGGTCACCCGCGAGGACGTCACCGCCTTCCGCCGCGAGCTCCGCGCCCTGTCGGCGTCGGTCGACACCGAGCTGACCGACGACGTGCTCGAGACCCGGTTCCGACGGCTCCGGCGCTTCATGGCGGTCATCCGCCCCGACCCGGACGCAGCCCGGGGCCGTACCACCCAGCGCGACGCCGTGCTCGACGTCCGCCGGCACATGGAGATCACGGCCGTCCGGTACGACACCGACGGCAACGACCTCGGCGTGTACTCGTCGCTCGGCGACAAGTCCGGTGGTGAGACGCAGGAACTCGTGGCGTTCATCGTCGGTGCCGCGCTGCGCTACCAGCTCGGCGACGAGACCCGTCCCCGGCCCCGGTTCGCGCCGGTGTTCCTCGACGAGGCGTTCATCAAGGCGGACTCGGAGTTCGCCGGCCGCGCGGTCACCGCGTGGCTCCGGCTCGGGTTCCAGCTCGTCGTGAGTGCGCCGCTCGACAAGGTCACGGCGCTCGAACCGTCGATGGAGCGACTCCTGTCGATGCGCAAGCACCCCGAGACGGGTCACTCGTCCATCACTGAGATCGCCCGGGCGGAGCCGGCCGCCGTCTGA
- a CDS encoding peptide MFS transporter: MSRTTPADRGSRPGRTFFGQPFELSTPFAVELWERFSFYGMQGIVLIYMYYTVTQGGLGIDKGIATGIMGAYGGAVYLFTIIGAWIADRLIGADRTLFGSAIVVMLGHIALALIPGVAGVGVGLVLIALGSGGLKATATTIVGGLYSREDPRRDAGFSLYYLGVNLGAFFGPLLTGLLQSSLGFHWGFGLAAVGMAAGLVQYAIRRRKLPDIVRQVANPVDRRRLPLIGAGVVVALVVIVVAVLTGLLTVGNLPTVVVAVVVLATIGYFVVILSSGITRDERSRVFAFIPLFIGSAVFWSLYQQQFTVVTVYSDERLDRSLFGWEMPVSWVQSINPVFIIVLSGVFAALWTKLGDRQPSTPTKFALGTGIMGLAFLLFLPFTGSGENGTPLLALVGILLVFTLAELLLSPVGQSVATKLAPPKFQTQMVALFFLSVSLGTAVTGVLSRYYDPANEAPYFTILGLVAVVVGVVLLLLAKPVLRLMRGIR, encoded by the coding sequence ATGTCACGTACCACCCCCGCGGACCGCGGAAGCCGTCCCGGACGCACCTTCTTCGGGCAACCGTTCGAGCTCTCGACACCGTTCGCCGTGGAGCTCTGGGAGCGGTTCTCGTTCTACGGCATGCAGGGCATCGTCCTCATCTACATGTACTACACGGTCACGCAGGGCGGCCTGGGGATCGACAAGGGCATCGCCACCGGGATCATGGGTGCCTACGGCGGCGCGGTCTACCTGTTCACGATCATCGGGGCGTGGATCGCCGACCGGCTGATCGGTGCGGACCGGACCCTGTTCGGCAGCGCGATCGTCGTGATGCTCGGGCACATCGCACTCGCGCTCATCCCCGGGGTGGCCGGGGTCGGGGTCGGCCTCGTGCTCATCGCGCTCGGCTCCGGCGGACTCAAGGCCACCGCGACAACGATCGTCGGCGGCCTCTACAGCCGCGAGGACCCGCGCCGCGACGCCGGCTTCTCGCTCTACTACCTCGGCGTGAACCTCGGGGCGTTCTTCGGACCGCTGCTCACCGGGCTGCTGCAGAGCTCGCTCGGCTTCCACTGGGGCTTCGGTCTGGCCGCCGTCGGCATGGCCGCTGGTCTGGTGCAGTACGCGATCCGGCGGCGGAAGCTGCCCGACATCGTCCGCCAGGTGGCGAACCCCGTCGACCGCCGCCGCCTGCCGCTCATCGGTGCCGGCGTGGTCGTCGCGCTGGTCGTCATCGTCGTCGCCGTGCTGACCGGCCTGCTCACCGTCGGCAACCTGCCCACCGTCGTGGTGGCGGTCGTCGTGCTGGCCACCATCGGCTACTTCGTCGTGATCCTGTCGAGTGGCATCACCCGTGACGAGCGGTCGCGGGTCTTCGCGTTCATCCCGCTGTTCATCGGCAGCGCCGTGTTCTGGTCGCTCTACCAGCAGCAGTTCACCGTCGTGACGGTCTACTCCGACGAGCGTCTCGACCGCTCGCTGTTCGGCTGGGAGATGCCGGTCTCATGGGTCCAGTCGATCAACCCGGTCTTCATCATCGTGCTGTCCGGCGTCTTCGCGGCGCTGTGGACCAAGCTCGGCGACCGCCAGCCGTCCACCCCGACGAAGTTCGCGCTCGGCACCGGGATCATGGGGCTCGCGTTCCTGCTCTTCCTGCCGTTCACCGGCTCGGGCGAGAACGGCACGCCGCTGCTCGCGCTCGTCGGCATCCTGCTGGTCTTCACACTCGCGGAGCTGCTGCTCTCGCCCGTCGGCCAGTCCGTCGCCACGAAGCTCGCGCCGCCGAAGTTCCAGACGCAGATGGTCGCGCTGTTCTTCCTGTCGGTGTCGCTCGGCACCGCCGTCACCGGGGTGCTGTCCCGCTACTACGACCCGGCGAACGAGGCACCGTACTTCACGATCCTCGGCCTGGTCGCCGTCGTGGTGGGCGTGGTCCTGCTGCTCCTGGCCAAGCCGGTGCTGCGGCTCATGCGCGGCATCCGGTAA